One genomic segment of Oreochromis aureus strain Israel breed Guangdong linkage group 9, ZZ_aureus, whole genome shotgun sequence includes these proteins:
- the LOC116330603 gene encoding zinc finger and BTB domain-containing protein 14 isoform X1, protein MMSHILIGQVVSVLGDNTSCKYHYHLTRPGCFEPDYVTCTCSQMAETVKYVDDEHKSIFLKLLNEQRLEGEHCDIAVVVEDVKFRAHRCVLAACSNYFKKLFKKHEVDNSSVIEIDFIRSDIFEEVLNYMYTAKISVKKKDVNLMMSSGQILGIRFLDKLCSQKRDVSSEDKEKFPYDIVKMALPPEAQLAADSEVLGEHDDTSATDDLVEPSANPELDKSPSAALHVQEAILKELTNEDVHKVTCYDQDVVTEMEAEPKELVAEHHATQTLTFADSIGEVKDEQPPGWSTATADMKFEYLLYGHREQLACQVCGKTFLDESRLRKHEKLHSAERPFACEICTKAFTTHAHLKEHLKIHAGFKPYRCDVCGKSFIRAPDLKKHERVHSNERPFACQMCEKAFKHKSHLKDHERRHRGEKPFVCPSCTKAFAKASDLKRHENNMHSERKQLNPLQSDTETLQAAAMAAEEQHLDSISCS, encoded by the exons atgatgtcacacattttGATTGGTCAGGTGGTTTCAGTCCTGGGGGATAATACTAGCTGTAAGTATCATTACCACCTGACCAGACCAGGGTGCTTTGAACCTGATTACGTGACCTGTACCTGTTCTCAGATGGCGGAAACGGTGAAGTACGTGGATGACGAACATAAGAGCATCTTCTTGAAGCTGCTGAACGAGCAGCGACTGGAGGGCGAGCACTGCGACATCGCCGTGGTCGTCGAAGACGTCAAGTTCCGTGCTCACCGCTGCGTCCTCGCCGCCTGCTCCAACTACTTTAAAAAGCTCTTCAAAAAACACGAG GTGGACAACTCATCAGTGATTGAGATTGACTTCATCCGCTCTGACATCTTTGAGGAAGTCTTGAACTACATGTACACGGCGAAGATCTCTGTGAAGAAGAAGGATGTCaacctgatgatgtcatcaggcCAGATCCTCGGCATCCGCTTCCTTGACAAACTCTGCTCTCAG aaGCGAGATGTGTCGTCGGAGGACAAGGAGAAGTTTCCCTATGACATCGTAAAGATGGCGCTGCCGCCTGAGGCTCAGCTCGCGGCCGACTCAGAG GTGCTCGGTGAGCACGATGACACGTCTGCCACAGATGACCTTGTGGAGCCCTCGGCCAATCCAGAGCTGGATAAGTCTCCCAGTGCAGCGCTGCATGTGCAAGAGGCAATCCTAAAGGAACTGACCAATGAGGATGTGCACAAG GTAACCTGCTACGATCAGGATGTGGTGACGGAGATGGAGGCGGAGCCTAAAGAGCTTGTTGCGGAGCATCACGCCACACAGACGCTGACCTTCGCGGACAGCATTGGGGAAGTGAAGGACGAGCAGCCGCCAGGCTGGTCGACGGCGACTGCCGACATGAAGTTCGAATACCTGCTGTACGGACACCGCGAGCAGCTCGCCTGCCAGGTGTGTGGGAAGACTTTCTTGGATGAGAGCAGACTCAG GAAGCACGAGAAGCTTCACTCGGCTGAGCGTCCATTCGCTTGTGAGATTTGCACCAAAGCTTTCACCACCCACGCTCACCTGAAAG AACACCTGAAGATCCACGCAGGTTTCAAACCCTACAGGTGTGACGTGTGCGGGAAATCTTTCATTCGCGCTCCGGACCTGAAGAAACATGAACGAGTTCACAGCAACGAGCGGCCCTTCGCCTGCCAGATGTGCGAAAAG GCTTTTAAACACAAGTCTCACCTGAAGGATCACGAGAGGAGACACAGAGGGGAGAAACCGTTCGTCTGTCCGTCCTGCACCAAGGCCTTCGCCAAG GCGTCAGATCTGAAGCGTCATGAGAACAACATGCACAGTGAGAGGAAGCAGCTGAATCCTTTGCAGAGTGACACTGAGACACTGCAGGCTGCTGCCATGGCTGCTGAGGAGCAACATCTGGACTCCATCAGCTGCTCCTAA
- the LOC116330603 gene encoding zinc finger and BTB domain-containing protein 14 isoform X2, which produces MAETVKYVDDEHKSIFLKLLNEQRLEGEHCDIAVVVEDVKFRAHRCVLAACSNYFKKLFKKHEVDNSSVIEIDFIRSDIFEEVLNYMYTAKISVKKKDVNLMMSSGQILGIRFLDKLCSQKRDVSSEDKEKFPYDIVKMALPPEAQLAADSEVLGEHDDTSATDDLVEPSANPELDKSPSAALHVQEAILKELTNEDVHKVTCYDQDVVTEMEAEPKELVAEHHATQTLTFADSIGEVKDEQPPGWSTATADMKFEYLLYGHREQLACQVCGKTFLDESRLRKHEKLHSAERPFACEICTKAFTTHAHLKEHLKIHAGFKPYRCDVCGKSFIRAPDLKKHERVHSNERPFACQMCEKAFKHKSHLKDHERRHRGEKPFVCPSCTKAFAKASDLKRHENNMHSERKQLNPLQSDTETLQAAAMAAEEQHLDSISCS; this is translated from the exons ATGGCGGAAACGGTGAAGTACGTGGATGACGAACATAAGAGCATCTTCTTGAAGCTGCTGAACGAGCAGCGACTGGAGGGCGAGCACTGCGACATCGCCGTGGTCGTCGAAGACGTCAAGTTCCGTGCTCACCGCTGCGTCCTCGCCGCCTGCTCCAACTACTTTAAAAAGCTCTTCAAAAAACACGAG GTGGACAACTCATCAGTGATTGAGATTGACTTCATCCGCTCTGACATCTTTGAGGAAGTCTTGAACTACATGTACACGGCGAAGATCTCTGTGAAGAAGAAGGATGTCaacctgatgatgtcatcaggcCAGATCCTCGGCATCCGCTTCCTTGACAAACTCTGCTCTCAG aaGCGAGATGTGTCGTCGGAGGACAAGGAGAAGTTTCCCTATGACATCGTAAAGATGGCGCTGCCGCCTGAGGCTCAGCTCGCGGCCGACTCAGAG GTGCTCGGTGAGCACGATGACACGTCTGCCACAGATGACCTTGTGGAGCCCTCGGCCAATCCAGAGCTGGATAAGTCTCCCAGTGCAGCGCTGCATGTGCAAGAGGCAATCCTAAAGGAACTGACCAATGAGGATGTGCACAAG GTAACCTGCTACGATCAGGATGTGGTGACGGAGATGGAGGCGGAGCCTAAAGAGCTTGTTGCGGAGCATCACGCCACACAGACGCTGACCTTCGCGGACAGCATTGGGGAAGTGAAGGACGAGCAGCCGCCAGGCTGGTCGACGGCGACTGCCGACATGAAGTTCGAATACCTGCTGTACGGACACCGCGAGCAGCTCGCCTGCCAGGTGTGTGGGAAGACTTTCTTGGATGAGAGCAGACTCAG GAAGCACGAGAAGCTTCACTCGGCTGAGCGTCCATTCGCTTGTGAGATTTGCACCAAAGCTTTCACCACCCACGCTCACCTGAAAG AACACCTGAAGATCCACGCAGGTTTCAAACCCTACAGGTGTGACGTGTGCGGGAAATCTTTCATTCGCGCTCCGGACCTGAAGAAACATGAACGAGTTCACAGCAACGAGCGGCCCTTCGCCTGCCAGATGTGCGAAAAG GCTTTTAAACACAAGTCTCACCTGAAGGATCACGAGAGGAGACACAGAGGGGAGAAACCGTTCGTCTGTCCGTCCTGCACCAAGGCCTTCGCCAAG GCGTCAGATCTGAAGCGTCATGAGAACAACATGCACAGTGAGAGGAAGCAGCTGAATCCTTTGCAGAGTGACACTGAGACACTGCAGGCTGCTGCCATGGCTGCTGAGGAGCAACATCTGGACTCCATCAGCTGCTCCTAA